A single genomic interval of Eurosta solidaginis isolate ZX-2024a chromosome 3, ASM4086904v1, whole genome shotgun sequence harbors:
- the LOC137243236 gene encoding putative nuclease HARBI1, giving the protein MDKETFEVLLSKVAHRINKRDTVMRKAIPARHRLTLTLRFLASGNSFEDLKFLTAISPQAIGKIVSETCDAIIEELKDYIKLPTNENEWKMEANAFNQRWNFPHCIGAIDGKHVNIKKPPGSGSFYFNYKKHFSIIMMAVVNANYEFLMVDLKENKLRLPKPELLPGYNEKMPFVFVADDAFPLMENIMKPFSHNSLEKSDIIFNYRLSRARGLVENVFGILVSRFRILLNTLNFSPDKSTKFVLACCYLHNFLRKSKCETYFTAEPCSNVETTEAFETPGSQEKGDVLDSLSSTAIRNASANAKHMRNKFRIYFSSVGTVPWQDKVYNKLVNKNANSNKQLI; this is encoded by the exons ATGGATAAAGAAACATTTGAAGTACTTTTGTCTAAAGTAGCGCATCGAATTAATAAACGAGACACTGTGATGAGGAAAGCTATTCCTGCGCGTCAtcgtttaactttaacattgcGTTTTTTGGCAAGCGGCAATAGTTTTGAGGACCTAAAATTCCTTACAGCAATTTCTCCACAAGCTATCGGCAAGATTGTAAGCGAGACTTGTGATGCTATAATAGAAGAGCTAAAAGACTACATAAAG TTGCCAACAAATGAAAACGAGTGGAAGATGGAAGCAAACGCCTTTAACCAGCGATGGAATTTTCCCCACTGCATCGGTGCGATTGACGGCAAGCACGTTAACATAAAAAAACCACCTGGGTCGGGGTCGttttactttaattataaaaAGCACTTCTCTATTATTATGATGGCTGTAGTAAACGcaaattatgaatttttgatgGTCGAT cttaaagaaaataaattacgACTACCAAAACCTGAATTGCTTCCAGGatataatgaaaaaatgccatttgTGTTTGTTGCTGACGACGCATTTCCACTAATGGAAAATATAATGAAACCTTTCAGCCACAACTCCCTCGAAAAGAGtgatataatatttaattataggcTATCGCGCGCACGTGGATTGGTCGAAAATGTTTTCGGAATCTTGGTTTCGCGTTTTAGAATCCTTTTGAATACTTTAAATTTCTCTCCAGATAAATCCACAAAATTTGTTTTGGCGTGTTGTTATTTGCACAACTTCTTGCGTAAATCAAAATGTGAAACATATTTTACTGCTGAGCCCTGTTCAAATGTGGAAACCACAGAAGCTTTCGAAACACCTGGATCGCAAGAAAAGGGAGATGTCTTAGATTCTTTAAGTTCCACAGCAATTAGAAATGCATCCGCAAATGCAAAACATATGAGAAACAAATTTAGAATATATTTTAGTTCTGTTGGCACGGTTCCATGGCAAGATAAAGTGTATAATAAACTCGTAAACAAAAATGCCAATAGTAATAagcaactaatataa